The Bacteroidota bacterium genome includes a region encoding these proteins:
- a CDS encoding HYR domain-containing protein has product MNYRSLRAGTSSLLVAFILLFSGWQMLSAQTACSYVISGPAAGTSVDVGGTSVGLGDDAITGALPIGFNFNFFGVSYSQFVISSNGFISFDLAAGTGCCSGQVLPNNTTPNNLVAGFWEDLAPNVGGSIGYGVFGTAPARRLVISYTSVPHYSTGIPVTFQIKLHESSNVVEVVCIDCTTDGGLHTQGIDNLGGSVAFVPSGRNSASFSSVNETTTFTPVDATIPSITCPSNISVACAQTVTFSAASGADNCAFARVTQVAGLASGATFPTGTNTVTFRARDHGASGTFFNGAGGTFSYNEGDSPQTIALKACESVYGTGNCVVGACGSFSYYYRSGHPNCNCSKAAGQYEFVYANSGYTDVGQDYGGTNAPVTYVPFVRVKGPNGCSVPNTWLVSNDRLGGNFNDCSFTVNVGTGVTPANAGPDQTVCGTAVTLAANTPTVGTGAWSIVAGAGGTVTTPASPTSGFTGVAGTTYTLRWTIAQAPCASSTDDVIITLRANPTAAGAGPDQSICGNSGTLAGNTPTVGTGTWTIIAGAGGGIVAPTSPNSTVFGATGTTYTLRWTIANAPCTSTTDDVLITFVGTPTTANAGPDQTLCGSSATLAGNSPTAGIGSWSIVSGAGGTVTTPGSPTSTFTGVAGTIYTLRWTISNAPCTASTDDVIITLRANPTTSNAGPDQSLCGTSTNLAGNTPTSGTGSWSIVSGAGGSVGTPTNPTSSFTGVAGTTYTLRWTIANAPCTASTDDVLVTFVASPTTANAGTDQTVCGTAATLAANTPTTGTGSWSIVSGAGGTVTTPASPTSGFTGIVGTTYTLRWTISNAPCVASTDDVLITLVGSPTVAAAGPDETVCGTSATLAGNAPTTGTGSWSIIAGAGGTVTTPTSPTSTFTGVSGTTYTLRWTITNAPCVASSDDVLITISNPSTVANAGPDEVFCGLSTTLAGNAPIVGTGTWSIISGTGGSIATPTSPTSSFTGVAGQVYILRWTITNPPCAPTTDDVQVAPDNIAPSITCPANSSDPSLSGQCNLTVAYTAPVGTDNCPSAVTVQSAGLASGSSFPVGTTVNTFTVTDALGNSSSCSFSVTVTDVQAPAAICQNVTVLLDNAGNGATTAGAVNNGSSDNCAIASYSLSQLNFVCGEVGANTEVLTVTDVNGNAGTCNATVTVQDNIAPVAVCTNVTLTLDVSGNATATPSAVGAGSTDACGTPTFALSQSSFTCADLGANTEVLTATDASGNSSTCTATITVVDNLAPSAVCQNVTVQLDNTGNGSTTAAAVNNGSSDACGIQSLALSQTAFVCSEVGANTEVLTVTDVNGNSTTCSTTITVEDNVAPAAICQNLTVQLDGTGNASITAAQVNNGSTDACGVQSLALNNATFNCGNLGGTTVILTVTDVNGNSSTCTPTITVQDNISPVAVCQNLTVQLDNSGNGSTTAAAVNNGSSDNCAIASFVLSQSAFVCSEVGANTEVLTATDASGNSSTCTATITVVDNLAPSAVCQNVSVWVDAGGNASVTAAAVGSGSTDPCGVSSLVLTPNAFTCSNIGANSAVLTATDGSGNSSTCTATISVIDSIFPVIGCPGNQSLVAGPGCSEVATWLAPSGTDNCGVPTTVGSDTSGTTFPAGVTTVTYTTTDASNNSSTCSFTITVTAAPLVVGATSPLLGCGFDLACASDTNAVVTSTVTGGCTPYTYLWSTGGTGASEGNLGAGTVTVTVTDGAGATSTATYTVTAPTPIVAVITGDSVLCAGINTGSLVATVSGGQTCQAYDYLWSTGDTTNTLVNLSAGTYSVTVTDAAGCTTIATQVIQAGAVATLNLGPNVSSCPGVSATLSAPNTFNSYLWSNGDTTNSISVTTPGDYSLTVTSVDGCAASDTITLNAFVVDNNTITANGSLSLCDGDTVELVGDPGLTNYLWSTGATTTSILVSGTGGSITLSTTDLNGCVVVDTIVVNYQPWTDPLPVITPGPTVVICAGGSEVLSAGTYQSYLWSTGATTATISVTTAGNYQVTVTNAAGCSKVSAAVAVTVAPNPTPVLVLNSGTLSTTQTYSTYQWLLNGNQIPGAINATYTPALAGTYSVTVTDSNGCTGTSNTEFVDPVAVGEAFNELNGLQLYPNPSMGTVNLRTMSPIDWPMTVEIWDMFGKKVNAFEMAHLMDVASFDLSNIAAGTYLMKITSFRRNTTQQTVMRFVVE; this is encoded by the coding sequence ATGAATTATCGTTCTCTCCGTGCAGGGACGTCATCGCTATTGGTGGCGTTTATTCTGCTTTTTTCCGGATGGCAGATGCTTTCCGCACAAACGGCTTGCAGTTATGTGATCTCCGGTCCTGCTGCTGGAACCTCCGTTGATGTCGGTGGCACATCGGTTGGTTTGGGAGATGATGCGATTACGGGTGCGCTGCCCATCGGCTTTAACTTCAATTTTTTCGGAGTTTCTTACAGCCAGTTTGTGATCTCTTCGAATGGGTTTATCAGCTTTGACCTTGCAGCCGGGACCGGTTGTTGCAGCGGGCAGGTGCTTCCCAACAATACTACACCCAACAATCTCGTAGCAGGGTTTTGGGAGGATTTGGCCCCCAACGTTGGAGGGTCAATCGGTTATGGTGTTTTTGGAACTGCGCCTGCAAGAAGGCTTGTGATTTCGTATACCAGCGTTCCACATTATTCAACCGGCATTCCTGTGACTTTCCAGATTAAGTTACATGAAAGCAGCAATGTCGTGGAAGTCGTTTGTATCGATTGTACCACCGATGGCGGACTTCATACCCAGGGGATTGACAACTTGGGCGGATCTGTGGCCTTTGTTCCAAGCGGCAGAAATTCGGCGAGCTTTTCCTCGGTCAATGAGACAACGACCTTTACGCCCGTCGATGCCACGATTCCTTCCATCACTTGCCCCTCCAACATATCTGTTGCTTGTGCGCAGACTGTAACCTTTAGTGCGGCTTCGGGAGCAGACAATTGTGCCTTTGCACGCGTGACACAGGTCGCGGGCCTTGCAAGTGGTGCGACCTTCCCCACCGGAACCAATACAGTCACCTTTAGGGCGAGAGACCACGGCGCTTCGGGAACATTTTTCAACGGCGCCGGTGGAACCTTCAGCTACAACGAAGGCGATTCCCCACAGACCATTGCATTGAAAGCCTGCGAATCTGTTTATGGAACTGGAAACTGCGTCGTCGGTGCATGCGGATCGTTTTCCTATTACTACCGTAGCGGCCATCCGAATTGCAACTGCTCTAAGGCTGCCGGTCAATATGAGTTTGTCTATGCCAATTCTGGATACACGGATGTCGGTCAAGATTATGGTGGCACCAATGCACCTGTGACTTATGTGCCATTCGTCAGGGTAAAAGGCCCCAATGGATGCAGCGTCCCCAATACATGGTTGGTCTCCAATGACCGCTTGGGTGGCAACTTCAATGACTGCAGTTTCACCGTGAACGTCGGTACTGGCGTCACGCCAGCCAATGCCGGGCCTGATCAAACGGTTTGTGGTACGGCCGTTACGCTCGCAGCAAATACGCCAACCGTCGGCACAGGCGCTTGGAGCATCGTTGCGGGTGCAGGCGGAACCGTGACAACGCCCGCTAGTCCCACATCCGGATTCACCGGGGTGGCAGGCACGACCTATACGCTTCGGTGGACCATTGCGCAAGCGCCGTGTGCCTCCTCGACCGACGACGTGATCATTACACTTCGCGCCAATCCAACGGCAGCAGGTGCCGGGCCGGATCAAAGCATCTGTGGTAACTCCGGTACCTTGGCGGGCAATACGCCGACCGTGGGGACGGGGACCTGGACGATCATCGCTGGTGCAGGTGGCGGTATCGTGGCGCCAACGAGCCCCAATTCGACCGTCTTTGGAGCCACCGGGACCACTTATACCTTGCGTTGGACGATTGCCAATGCGCCTTGCACTTCCACGACCGATGATGTTTTGATCACATTTGTCGGTACACCGACGACAGCCAATGCGGGCCCTGATCAGACATTGTGTGGCAGCTCAGCCACTTTGGCTGGCAATTCACCTACTGCCGGCATAGGTTCTTGGAGCATTGTATCCGGTGCAGGTGGCACCGTTACCACACCTGGTAGTCCTACTTCGACCTTTACCGGTGTCGCTGGAACGATCTATACCCTGCGTTGGACCATCTCCAATGCTCCCTGCACGGCCTCCACGGATGACGTGATCATCACCCTACGCGCCAATCCAACGACCTCCAATGCTGGCCCGGACCAGTCACTTTGTGGGACGTCCACAAACTTGGCAGGCAATACACCAACCTCTGGCACGGGAAGTTGGAGCATCGTCTCAGGTGCTGGCGGTAGTGTCGGCACTCCCACGAATCCAACATCCTCCTTTACAGGTGTTGCCGGCACGACCTACACCTTGCGCTGGACGATTGCCAATGCCCCTTGTACTGCTTCGACGGATGATGTTCTCGTGACGTTTGTCGCTTCGCCAACAACTGCCAATGCAGGTACTGACCAAACGGTTTGTGGTACCGCGGCGACCTTGGCGGCGAATACCCCGACGACAGGTACCGGATCATGGAGCATTGTTTCCGGTGCTGGTGGAACAGTTACTACGCCGGCAAGTCCGACTTCAGGTTTCACTGGAATTGTTGGAACGACCTATACCCTGCGTTGGACGATTTCCAACGCGCCTTGTGTTGCATCTACAGATGATGTCCTGATCACCTTGGTTGGTTCGCCAACCGTGGCTGCCGCTGGACCCGACGAAACGGTTTGTGGAACTTCTGCCACCTTGGCGGGCAATGCTCCGACCACAGGTACGGGATCCTGGTCGATCATCGCAGGCGCGGGCGGTACGGTTACCACCCCGACCAGTCCTACTTCGACCTTCACGGGTGTGAGCGGTACAACCTACACCTTGCGTTGGACCATTACAAATGCACCTTGCGTAGCTTCTTCCGATGACGTGCTGATTACCATTTCCAACCCAAGTACGGTTGCCAATGCTGGTCCCGATGAGGTCTTCTGCGGCCTGAGCACCACGTTGGCCGGTAACGCTCCAATTGTAGGGACTGGAACTTGGAGCATCATTTCGGGTACGGGCGGATCCATCGCCACGCCTACTAGCCCGACATCCTCTTTTACAGGTGTCGCTGGACAAGTTTATATCCTCCGTTGGACCATCACCAACCCGCCATGTGCACCTACTACTGACGATGTACAGGTTGCGCCCGACAACATTGCACCGTCAATTACTTGCCCAGCCAACAGCTCGGATCCGAGCTTGTCGGGCCAATGCAATTTGACAGTGGCTTACACGGCGCCAGTTGGCACGGACAACTGCCCAAGTGCTGTCACTGTACAATCGGCAGGTTTGGCCAGTGGGTCTTCATTCCCGGTTGGAACAACGGTCAACACATTTACCGTTACCGACGCATTGGGAAACAGCAGTTCTTGTTCATTCTCGGTTACGGTCACGGATGTACAGGCTCCGGCGGCGATTTGCCAGAACGTTACCGTGCTGCTTGACAATGCCGGAAACGGGGCTACCACAGCCGGCGCGGTCAACAATGGATCCTCCGATAACTGCGCCATCGCATCCTATAGCCTGAGCCAGCTGAACTTTGTTTGCGGCGAAGTTGGTGCCAATACCGAGGTGCTCACAGTCACCGACGTGAACGGAAATGCAGGCACTTGTAATGCCACCGTGACCGTTCAAGACAACATCGCGCCGGTCGCAGTGTGCACAAACGTGACGCTCACCTTGGATGTCAGCGGTAATGCAACGGCAACGCCGTCTGCGGTTGGCGCGGGATCAACCGATGCCTGCGGTACGCCAACGTTTGCTTTGAGCCAGTCCAGTTTCACCTGTGCTGATCTTGGCGCCAATACTGAAGTGCTTACAGCAACGGATGCAAGCGGAAATTCAAGCACATGCACTGCTACGATTACAGTGGTAGACAACTTGGCACCTTCGGCAGTTTGTCAGAACGTCACGGTGCAGTTGGACAATACCGGCAACGGTTCCACAACCGCTGCAGCCGTCAACAACGGCTCTTCGGATGCTTGTGGAATCCAGTCATTGGCCTTGAGCCAGACAGCCTTTGTCTGCTCGGAAGTCGGTGCGAATACCGAAGTCTTGACCGTCACCGATGTGAACGGCAATTCGACGACATGCAGCACGACCATCACGGTGGAAGACAACGTGGCACCGGCAGCGATCTGCCAAAACCTCACGGTACAATTGGACGGCACGGGCAATGCGAGCATCACGGCTGCGCAAGTCAACAACGGTTCGACCGATGCTTGCGGCGTACAATCCTTGGCCCTCAACAATGCAACATTCAACTGCGGAAACCTCGGCGGCACCACAGTTATCTTGACAGTGACAGATGTGAACGGCAACAGCAGCACCTGCACTCCCACCATCACGGTTCAGGACAATATCTCGCCAGTGGCGGTTTGCCAAAACCTAACGGTACAGTTGGACAACAGTGGCAACGGTTCGACCACGGCCGCAGCTGTGAATAACGGTTCGTCGGATAACTGCGCGATTGCAAGCTTTGTGCTGAGCCAATCGGCCTTCGTCTGCTCGGAAGTCGGCGCCAATACCGAAGTGCTTACTGCCACGGATGCAAGCGGAAATTCGAGCACATGCACGGCCACGATTACCGTGGTAGACAACTTGGCACCTTCGGCAGTTTGTCAGAACGTCAGCGTATGGGTCGATGCCGGAGGCAACGCCTCGGTTACGGCCGCGGCCGTTGGCAGCGGTTCCACCGACCCATGTGGTGTGAGCAGTCTGGTTTTGACGCCAAATGCCTTCACTTGCAGCAATATCGGCGCCAACTCGGCTGTTTTGACAGCAACGGATGGTAGCGGCAATTCCAGCACTTGTACGGCAACCATTTCGGTGATTGATTCCATCTTCCCCGTAATCGGCTGTCCTGGCAATCAAAGTTTGGTGGCTGGCCCTGGCTGTTCTGAAGTGGCGACTTGGTTGGCCCCTTCAGGAACCGACAATTGCGGCGTACCGACAACAGTCGGAAGTGATACATCCGGGACAACATTTCCTGCGGGTGTGACGACAGTCACCTATACCACTACTGATGCCAGTAACAATTCGTCGACTTGTAGCTTCACGATCACTGTTACCGCCGCGCCGCTCGTGGTCGGTGCTACAAGCCCATTGCTTGGCTGTGGATTTGATTTGGCTTGTGCCAGTGACACCAATGCTGTAGTAACAAGCACCGTCACAGGTGGTTGCACCCCATATACCTATCTCTGGAGTACCGGTGGTACTGGTGCAAGCGAAGGGAATTTGGGCGCTGGAACTGTGACTGTGACGGTGACCGATGGAGCGGGCGCCACTTCGACCGCCACCTATACTGTCACAGCACCTACTCCGATTGTTGCCGTCATCACGGGCGACAGCGTTTTGTGCGCTGGAATCAACACGGGAAGCCTTGTAGCCACCGTTAGCGGTGGTCAGACTTGTCAGGCATACGACTACCTTTGGAGTACCGGTGACACCACCAATACGCTTGTCAATCTGAGTGCTGGAACTTATTCCGTCACCGTCACAGATGCCGCAGGTTGTACTACAATTGCCACGCAAGTGATTCAGGCCGGCGCTGTTGCGACCCTGAATCTGGGGCCAAACGTCTCAAGCTGCCCGGGGGTATCTGCAACATTGTCGGCACCAAACACCTTCAACAGTTATCTCTGGAGCAATGGTGATACCACGAATTCGATCTCGGTGACGACGCCAGGAGACTACAGCCTCACTGTAACTTCCGTTGATGGTTGTGCTGCATCTGATACGATTACGCTGAATGCATTTGTCGTAGACAACAACACGATCACTGCAAATGGCTCCCTATCGCTCTGCGATGGCGACACCGTGGAACTCGTGGGCGATCCAGGATTGACCAATTACCTGTGGAGTACAGGTGCAACGACAACGTCGATTTTGGTAAGCGGCACGGGCGGCTCCATCACCTTGAGCACGACCGACTTGAATGGATGTGTCGTGGTCGACACCATTGTCGTGAATTATCAGCCTTGGACCGATCCACTTCCTGTAATTACGCCAGGACCCACGGTGGTGATTTGTGCAGGTGGCAGCGAAGTCCTGAGTGCAGGCACATACCAGAGCTATCTTTGGAGCACGGGAGCCACCACGGCAACGATTTCTGTCACAACCGCCGGAAACTATCAAGTTACCGTGACGAATGCTGCAGGATGTTCCAAGGTCAGTGCTGCGGTGGCAGTAACGGTAGCGCCCAATCCGACGCCAGTTTTGGTTCTCAACAGCGGTACGTTGTCTACAACGCAGACTTACAGCACCTATCAATGGTTGCTGAATGGAAACCAGATTCCCGGAGCCATCAATGCTACCTATACACCTGCATTGGCTGGAACCTATAGTGTTACGGTTACAGACAGCAATGGCTGTACTGGCACGAGCAATACGGAGTTTGTCGACCCTGTTGCCGTTGGGGAAGCTTTCAACGAATTGAACGGATTGCAATTGTACCCAAATCCGAGCATGGGAACGGTGAATTTGCGTACGATGAGCCCCATTGATTGGCCGATGACGGTCGAAATCTGGGACATGTTTGGCAAGAAAGTGAATGCTTTTGAAATGGCTCACCTGATGGATGTGGCTTCGTTTGACCTTTCCAATATTGCCGCCGGTACATATTTGATGAAAATCACCAGCTTCCGCAGAAACACCACACAGCAAACTGTGATGCGGTTTGTCGTGGAATAA